From the genome of uncultured Bacteroides sp.:
TCACAGGATGCAAAGATTGCCAAGAAAATAGAGGTTAATAATATATTAATTAATTTTTTCATAATCTTTCTGTTATTTTTGTTTTACCAAATTATTTCCAACCAGAATATTCTACATTACTAGTTCCCCAACCTGAATTTTGTTTCAATACACCATTTGACAAAGATATTTCAGTTTCTGGAATTGGGAAGAAACCACCACTTGTTGCTTTATAACGCGAAGCATATCCACCACCATTATTTGTTGTAGCATTTTTATCAGTCACTCCTTTATAGTAAGTTGGTTGGTTATCTTGCTTGGCCAAAGCTGTTTCAGCAATATGCCAACGGCGAATATCATTCCAACGAGTACCTTCGAAACAAAGTTCCCAACGACGTTCATTACGTAAAACATCATCTGTATAACCGCTAATAGAAGGCAATCCGGCACGAGCACGTACTTTATTAATACCTGATACTTCCTTCTTCAACTCAGATTGCATCAATAATGCATCAGCAAAACGAATTAGGACTAGGTCATGAATATTTGAAAGTTGAAAATTGACTGTTGAATAATCATACATATTCTGTTCGAATGTTTCCCAGTATTTATTATCTTCAGTTTTCTTGGCGGTAATAGGAGACCACTTCTTTGCATAATAATCAGTTTCCTGAACAAAGTCAGTCCAACCACCTTTGGTATAATTAGGTAATTCAACAGGAATATTACAAATAGAGGCTTCACGACGCATATCATTTGGCTCAGCACTAACCCAGTCTTTCCATAAATTAGGAGCTACAGGACCAGCACCCCAACCTTGTCCAAAAGGAAATGTTTTACCAAGATCCTGACCACCACGGATAGCCATATGAAGAGCATATCCATTAGAATAACCAATAGTTGTACTCCAGCTTGCAAACTTAGAATATTTAATAGCAAACATAGATTCAGGGTTAACTGCATTATCATCTTCAACCCATTTCAAGCCTTTGCCTTTTGTATAGCCGTAATCTTCTTTAGTTAACCTATTAGAATAGGCCCACAAATTACGAAAATCCGGAACCAATGAATAACCTGAGTTATTTACACAATCGTCAATCCAAGTGATAACATTATCTTTTGTAACGATACTTCCATCAGGAAGTGTAACTTCTGATTTTTCATAGAAACCTGTGTAGAAAAGGAAAGCACGTGCCATCATAGCCTCAGCAGTCCATTTATCAACATGGCCAGATTCTACCCAATTACTTCCAAATTTCTTATTTGGCATCAATTCGATTGCAGATTTCAAGTCAGAAATAATTTGTCCCCATGTTTCATCAGGAGTAGATTGAGCCTTATTTTCGGGACTAGAAGATACAACCAAAGGTACTTTTTCAAAGTAAGAAGCTAACTCATAATAATAGAAAGCGCGGAGGAAATAAGCCTCACCAATCATCTGATTCTTTTGATCGTCGTTTTCGTAGCCACTACAGTTTCCCAATGTTTCAATAGCTGTGTTCGCACGGAAAATACCAGCATAACGATCTTTCCAAAACTGTTCAAGCATACTTGAACCGAAATTCATCATCAAGTCTAGCGCCTGCATTAGCTTATCATTCTCACCACCACCACCAAGTCGGTCATCGCAAGCAAGTTCTGATGCGTAAAGGAAAGAATATTGTGGATTTGCATTTACAACACTCAAATTGTTATAGACACCAGCTACTACTTGTTTCGCATCAATTAGTGTTTGGGGGTAATTAGAAGTATCTTTCTGTGTCAAATTTTCCGTATCCAGAAAATCATTACAGCTTGAGAACAGTACTGTTACTGCAGCTACTGCTAAATATTTAATTTTTTTCATCCTTAGTACTATTAAAATTTAAGACTTACACCTACTAAATAAGTTCTTGGGCTTGGATAGAAACCAATATCAATTCCTGATGCCCAACTATTTGTACCTCCATCATAACCAATCTCAGGATCCATTCCAGAATAACCTGTTATAGTAAATAGGTTCTCAGCAGTTACAAACAAACGAGCTTGAGAAAGACACATTTTTGGGAAAAGCTTCTTAAAATCATAACCTAGAGTAATATTCTGAATTTTTACAAAATCACCATTTTCAATATAAATATCAGAAATACTTTGGTAATTAATGTTTGATCCAGCGGTCAAACGAGGCATTTTATTAGAAGTACCTTCACCATGCCAACGTTGATAAACTTCTGTAGTATAGTTTTCATGACGACCATCAACAAACTTACGATATGATTTTGCAATCTGCTGACCAAATGCTCCATGAGCAGCAATATTCAAATCAAAACCTTTATAACCAAAGTTCAAACCTAATCCTAAAGTATAGTCTGGATGAGGATTACCGATATCTGTCTTATCTTCATTCGCAGTAATCTTCCCATCTTGGTTTAAATCTACAAATTTCACATCACCTGGTTGAGGGTTAGACTGAAGAATACCGTTTCCAGCAGCTTTCCAAGCATCAATATCTGCCTGATTTTGGAAGATACCTGCTGTTTTATATCCGTAAAAGTAACCAATTGGTTTACCAACTTGCGCACGATACATTTCAGTAGTTCCTTGACTCAATACATTTTCAACACCATGGATAATTCCTTCAGAGTTAGCAATGCGAGTAACTTCATTTTTATTATAAGAAAGGTTTGCATTAATACCATAAGTAAAGTCCTTTCCAATTTTATCATTCCATCCCAATGCTAGTTCAAAACCTTTATTTTCAACATCACCACCATTAATATAAGGTGCGCCTGTTCCATAAGAAGCCAATTGAGGAGCAACTACTAACCAGTCTTTTGTTTTTTTATTATACCAGTCGAACGCTACACGTAAGCGAGAACTTAAAATATTTGCATCAAAACCTAAATCAAGCTGTTCTGAGGTTTCCCATTTAACATCTGGATTAGGAAGAATATTTGCATAACCACCTGTTGTTTGTGAATCTTTGTTGTTGCCAAAAGAGTAAGCTGCAGTATCATCGAAAGATACAGTAGATAAATATTGGAAATTAGAAATATTACAGTTACCATTTTGTCCCCAACTTGCACGAAGTTTAAGAAAATCTAACCAATTCTTTGTTGATTCCATAAAGCTTTCGTTAGAAAGAACCCAACCTAATGATGCTGATGGGAAGTATCCCCATCTATTGCCACGGGCAAAGTTTGAAGAAGCATCAGCACGCATTACAAGAGAAGCCATATAAGTTTCTTTCCAGTCATAGTTAACACGGCCGAAGAAAGACACTAAACGACCTTGTCCCCAAGGAGAACCACCCACGGTTGTCTGGCCGCTCTTAATACCCTGTGAATTATCCAAATAAGCATGCTTATAATCATAAAAAAGCAAATCTCCGTTTGTAGCTGAAAGATTTTCACCCATACCTGATTTCTCAAGAGATTGACCAACTAAAGCATCAAAGTGATGATCACTATTAATATTGAACTTATAGTTCAATGTATTTTCCCAAGTAAAACTCCATCCCATACTACTATTTTGAGTTACAGAAGAGACAGTGTTCTGCGTAGTAGTTGAAAGAGTATATGTTGGTTTATAAGAACGATAAGTGCTTGCACTCATTTTATAACCAAACTGAGATTTAAGAAACAAATTCTTAATAGGTTGAATCTGCAAATAAGCAGACATATTCAGATTATGACTTTTTGATGTATTTTTACCACGTTCATAAACCATATCTGCAATAGGATTGGCAGCACTAGAATCATATTGAGTTAATCCCATCGCATCTTTATCATACATATCGAAATAATTTCCATTTGCATCATAAACAGGCATTATAGGCATAATTCTCAGCATATTTGAAATATCATTCCAATATTGATTTCCAATACCAATACCACTTTTCACTGCATAATTATAATTCAGAGTCTCACCAAATTTAACTATATCCATGTCATTTGCTTTATAAATAACATGATCGGAATTAAGTCTTACAGTAGTACGTTCATAATCAGATTGAACTGGTTTACCAAAAATACCTTCTTGAGAAGTATAAGACACACCCAGAGAGAATTTAGAAATATCACTACCACCCGCAATATTAACAGAATGATTTTGAATTGGAGCATCTTCATTACGCATTGCATCCAACCAGTTAGTACCTTTCCAAGTGCCATTCATAACTGCATCATATTTGTCTCCCAAGATCGTTTTCCAATCATAAAGTTCAAGTCCTTCATTAAAATTAACTTCATCCATAATAGCCGTATACTCTTTTGCATTAAGCAAAGAAGGCATTTTATAGACGTTCTGCACACCATAGTATCCATCGTAACTTACCTGAATTTTTCCTGATTTACCTTGTTTAGTTGTAACCAGAATTACTCCATTGGCAGCACGAGCACCATATATAGCTGCTGAAGCAGCATCTTTTAAAACGTCAATAGACTCAATATCTGCTGGATTAAGATTGCTAATATTACCACCAGCAACACCATCGATAACATAAAGAGGAGCTGAATCACCTGTTGTACCCAAACCACGAATGTTTACTTTAAACCCTTCACCCGGTTGACCAGAGCTTTGAGTAATAGTTACACCCGGACTCTGACTCTGCATAGCAGAAAGAGCATTTGTTGTACTTAGTTTCTGAAGATCATCACCTTTAACCTGAACTGTAGCACCGGTTACCAGTTTCTTTTTCTGAACACCATAACCAACTACAACCACCTCGTCAAGTAATTCAGAATTTTCTTCTATAACTACGTTGACTGATTTTTGATCACCTTTTACACGTAGCTCTACAGATTTGTAGCCTACACAAGAAACAACCAAAACAGCATCTTTTCCGGAAAAATTCAAGGAGAAATTTCCATTCATGTCTGTTATGGTCCCACTAGTGGTTCCTTTCACTAGAACATTTACGCCAGGCATCCCTAAACCGTCCTTTTTATCGGTAACTGTACCGGTAATTCGGTTTTGCTGCGCCATGACATGACAACTCATTACAAGTGCCATTAAAAACAACATGATGTTTTTCATAACTGATAATTAGATTTATAATATATGAATACAAAAGTATTTATTAAGCAAATTCACTACAAATGCAATTTTATCTTAAAATAATACTATTTTATCTATTCGCTTATTTTTTGATATTTCTTAAAAATAATTTCAACTTTAGCATTTTTTTATCATATAGATAAAGCATGAAGTTTCATTACATGATAACATTCTTACCTTAAGAGTTGATACAAAAATATAGTATTCATAAGAGCGACAAGGATATATTTTGTTTTCAATAAGGTATATATATGTTTCATTTCATGAATTTATAAGAACTTTATAACAATAATGTTATCAATTCTTAATTATTTCATATGCCTTTTAAAGAATTCCATACGAATATTCCACCAAGAAGAAGGTACATCATGCCCATAGGTGGGATTAATAATGTATTCTTTTTCAGTACTGATACGATTATAACCAGAGAAATTTGTATGAGGGGGACAAACTTCATCCTGCAAGCCTGAAGCCATTATTATAGGGCACTTAATCCAACCTGCCAGATTCTTTATATCAAAATAAGATAGCATATCATACAGCTGGGTTTCACTTATTGATGACTGTTTTGCCAAAGCTGCTTTAACCGCATCACCCGGCCAATGAACAATCTTAAAATAATCGGGATAATCTGAAAGGAAAGGAATAAACGGAGCTGCTGCTGCAATACGGTGATCGAGCGCACAAGCTGCCATTGTGAACGCGCCACCCTGACTACCCCCTTCTGCGAAAATATTTTTTGTATTTACTTCGGGACGTGAAGCAACAAAGTCTATTGCACGGACCAAATCCATAAAAGCACCACGATAGTAATAATCTTCTTTTGACTGCATGCCATAAGTAATCCAATCTCCGTAAATATTGGTTGGTTGCTGCAATCCCTGTCCGCGAACTGATAATACAAATTCTACAAACCCAGGATTATCGTTAGGTTTTGGTGACCAAGGTTTGGAACCATAGCCCATATAACTAATGATTGCCGGATATTTTCCTTTTTTAACCGGAGTACAATAATATCCGGAGATTTCCACACCTCCGAAAGATTTCATACTAACCTTATATAATTTACGCTGATTAGTTGAAGAATCGGGGATCAGGGTTAGTTTATATTCAGGTGCAACCTTAGCCAGTTCAGCCAGACTTTCATCCCAGAATTTACGGAAATCGGTTTTGTTATCGGGTAAAGAGACAATATATTCCGGTTCATAACCGATATTAAACTTCTTAATTTCATTCATTTTCCCATCTACTTCCTGAGTTACGGTACAACGGTAGAAACCGGGAGCCGGAACAGAAAAAGAGAAATCGGCCTCGGTAGAATCGCCTTTACTGAGAGAGATAGATTGTGCAAACCGATGTACTGGTTTGAAATCATCCGTAGTTACTTGCAGATTTAGTGTAGCTTTTGCTGCATCTTTCCTGGTATTTTTCACCATAATCTGTATTTCAGGATTCTGAGGTGAATAGAATACCCAATCGTTTGTTTGCTTTACCTTGTAAGATAGGCCCCCTAACTCTTTATCTGACTGAGCAGATAAAGAGATTGAGAGACTAACAAAAAACAAACAAACCAAACCTTTCCTTATATTATATAAAAACATGATACTATTTATTTTGCTATTGATAATCTGTATAAAAGTACATCCTGAGCCGGCACTGATACTTTTTTATCTTTTTTGGTACTTCCTTCAACTTTTTTTGTCCACAAATTCTTTATTACATAGGTGGTATTATAAAAATTAGTTGATCGTTTAGAAATTTCATCATCAATGTTAAATTTCTGCCAATGAATATCGAATTCTTTATCTACAGTAGAGCGGTTGAGTAAGCAGAATGCCCAATCGCCTCCGGCAAGTGGTTTCAACCAAACTTCAATTCCATCTTGTGAAGCAACCTTTAAACCTTGAACGCCAAGAGTATCCTGATCAATAGCTATAACATCTTTATTCATGATGATTGCTTTTGTCTCGTCGGACATATTACGAATATCATTTCCTAAAATCAGGGGAGCTGCAAGCATGCACCACATTGAAAAATGCGCACGGTCCTGATTTACTTTTTGCCCGTTACCAACTTCCAGCATATCCGGATCGTTCCAATGTCCGGGACCGGCATATTTACGAAGCCCTTCCTGCATATCCAGAATCTGTAATACACCAAAAGCTTTCCATCCCGGATGTTCGTCAACACAATCGAAGCAATTAAAAATATCACCGGTAGTACGCCACATGTGTCCGGTATCTTTTGCCCATGTCCATGGTTTACTATTTCCCCATTCACACATGCTAAACAGAATAGGACGTCCGGCAGCACGAAGAGCATCCCTCATCAGGTTATAAGCACCAATCGGATTTACATCTTCGGTATTGCACCAGTCATATTTCAGATAATCTATTCCCCATTTTGCATAAGTAAGTGCATCCTGATATTCGTGACCTAAGCTTCCTGGACGACCACCGCAAGTTTGTCTGCCCGCATCCGAATAGATACCAATTTTTAAACCTTTAGAGTGAATATAATCGGCTAAAGCTTTAATGCCCGAAGGGAATTTCACCGGATCGGCAGTGATAAATCCCAGACTATCGCGTTTACCATGCCAGCAATCGTCCAAGTTTAAATAAACATATCCTGCATCGCGCAGTCCGGATTCTACCATTTTGTCGGCAACACCACGAATAATCTCTTCATTGATATCGCAGGCAAATTTATTCCAGCTATTCCATCCCATAGGAGGAGTCTTTGCCAATTCCTCATACTTCTGCGCTTTCACAGAACTGAGACAACAGAAACAAAGCAGAGAGAATAAAAGAAAATACTTTTTCATTATTTATCAGATTTACAAATTAATGGCTACTTAAATTTCAGGACAGATTCTTTAATTATTTTCACAGTAGATTTATCTGATGCAAAGACAGAGTTCAACCCTTGTTCTTCCTGAGCCGGATCTCCACAATAATCGTCTCCTTTTTGCCAGTAAATATGTTCCTTTGAAGGATTGGCAAAGCCTCCCCATCCCCAGAAATTGCATCCGGCAAAAGGACCTCCGGCTTTCTTATCTGCTATAATCAGCTCGAATACGTATTTATAAAATGAATCACGAGAGTTGGTTGTACTTTCTTTGGAGAACTTAAAGCCATCGCGTGGAAATCCAAATTCTTCCATCACCAAAGGTTTGTGGTGTTTTTTAGCTACTGCCAGATGTTCGAATATATATTTCTTTGTTTTTTCCTTAGCCGACTGAAGTTTCTCGGAAAGACTGTCTTTTGTTACCCAGCTCCAGTTATAAGGCCACAGGTGAATATTCATATAATCTACATTCTTATCGGCATGAATTCTTTCAAAAAGATTAATATCCTGTTCACATCCATGCTTTCCTTCGCTTCCGGTAGACACCATGTGGTTTTTATCCAGACTTTTTATCTGGGCGGCCACGTCGGCAATCCATAGTGCAAATGGTTCTTTGTTTTCATCAGCAAAAGCACGTGGCTCATTTCCTATCTGCCAGGACATGATGTACGGATCGTCTACATATTTTTTCTTTGTATAACGGTTGGTTCTGCCAATGATATCATTTACATAATTATGGAATAGTTTTTTTGCAGAGTCGGACTTTGGAAACTGTTTCACAAAAGCCATATATGCAGGCCATCCGTCAATTGCCGGAACAGGAGCCTTACCATATCCCGCCCATTGAAGATATTGTGAGTATCCTCCGGTCCACTCCCATGAATTATTCAAATAAAGAACGGCATACATTTTTCGTTTCCCCATTTGATATAATAAATAATCCAGTCCGGCTAATATAGTATCATTATATACTCCGGGAGACTTTTGCAGGGTTGGTTCTACTTTAGATCTGATACCATTCTCTCCATCAGCTCCAACCAATACCCGGAGATTATTAATACCTATTGATTTTAAATAATCGAGTTCCTTATTCAATCGTGCACGATTTCCACCTTCACCTTCAGAACCAAGAATGGCTCCATACCAGAAATTAGTACCTATATAATAATAAGGTGAACCGTTCAGCATAAAACGGCCTTTTTCTACATGAATGAAGGAAGACTTGCTTTGAGCAGAGGAATATCCTATAAAAGAAAAAAGCAATAGGAAGAGAGACAAGATATATTTCATACTATTTAAAATTTAAGGTATAACAGCTTTTCATTTTTACACAGTTGCAAATGTATATATTTCCAAAAAATAAATCAGTGCATTATTTATCAATTCATAATACAATTTTAACTCATCTAGAATAATTAATATTATCTTGTACAAAAGATTGCATTCTTTTGTACAAAAGAAAAGATTGTTCTGTACAGAAGAATTAATTCTTTTGTACAGGACAATCTTAATATATGCTCAATAAAGAAGAAGAATGATATGAAAACTATATTATATATACCTATATTATATAGTTTTCGACTCAGATGAGTTAAATAGTTTGATTTATACTATAAAAGGTAAAGTACTGTTTGTTAATCTTATAGTGAAGTGGATATTGTTATATCATTTTCCATCTTCCATTTGTGCCAGAAAGATACGGCAGAAACTAACCATAAACTTATCGAAATCCGTTGAAGACTTTTTCTGAACCACCTTACCACAGATTTCCTTATACTGTTTCAGTCTGTCGGAATCTATATCCCTCAGAGCCAGTTTACCACCAAAACGAAGTTTATAGAAATCTACCAGCATATCAAAACCTGTCCAATCAGCAGATTTAGGAACTCTTTTTACATTCGCATAAGCAAATAATTCTGAAGCATTCATTGAAGCAAAACGATCCTTAGCCACCGGTTTAAAATCGTTAGGGAGATAACGCAGGCGAGTGAGCTCTCTTAAATGAGCTTCGCAGAATTGACGGTAATTCTTTGAGTTTAAAATTGATTCGTCCCATAAAGGTTGTTTGCCTGCTCGCTGCAAAGAATCATGCTCTGCCCTATAACGTGGGAAAAAGCTATTAAATCCTTTTACAGTATCTAAAGAAATAGTCTCAGCCTCAACAGTTCCTTTAGTCAACTTAATAATTTTATATCCCGGCACATAACCAGCTGTAGAAGGAACCTGAATATTTAAAAGACGATTTCCTTTCTTTGAAACAGAAACTTGTTCATCATTCATGTGCATGTGTCCACCCAGATGAAGAATGATTCCGACATCGGCCAGGAGTTGGGCCATCGCAGAATCTGGGAAGCGATACATATCGAACTTACCCGGTGCGGCAATATCCGGAATATACTGAGCTACCCCATCATTATAATCGGCCATCGGGAAATGGCTGAAAGTAACCAGCTTTTTTCCATACTTTTTAGCCTGAGCTGCCACCTTAGTTATCCAGGGCAAGAGATAAGGCTTGGCTTTAAACCCTTCATTATAAACAGATCTGGCTCCTTCAAAAGTGAGAATGCTATCGCCTTCAGTAGTCTGCGGATAGTATACAGAAGCATCAATTGCCAATATCCACAATCCTTTTACCGGTTCTACCAGATAGCTACCATCTTGAACAACCGGTTTTTTATTTTCAAAAGCATAAGTCCGCTTGCTCCAGTCGGCCTGCTTAACAGCCTCATCATAGCTATAGTTTTCATAAGTATATGTGCTGAACGGGGTTGCCCAAAACAAATACTCTTTTTGCGGGTAAAATCCAAAAGAAGCCCATTCGTTATGTATTTCCTTATAACCCAGCTTTTTCATTTCTCCCTGGTCGTTATTAGAGAAAGGGCGTGCCGGATCATGATTTCCGGTCATCATAAAAAAGTGCATATTGTACCGGGTAGAATAAGTATTGAGAATCTCACGAACCTTACGCACATTTATCAATTGTCCATCGTCAGTCTGGTCACCTGGCAATAGAACATAATGTATATTTCTCTTTGCAATATCGTCTAGCGCAGAGATAAAGGCAAAATAGTTTTCATTATACAGACGAGTGGAATGTAGTTGGGCATCCATGGAACGAACATAAGATGTATCCTGCAAATGAACATCCGATAATACTGCAATTTTTATTGCCTCTCCAGATAGAGGGCAGCCTCTGCCCAAAAGATTGGGACAGAGGCATACCACAAACATAACTACAAACAAACACCTTTTCATAAGAAAAAAATTACTTCAGATTAACAGTTTGCAAACCATCTATATTCTGACTAAACATTGTGTCGGCAAAATAAGACGGACGGGTGTCTCCCCAACGTACTGTTGAATTGCGGATATTTACATTTGATGCATTATCAAGATAGAATCCGTATGTTTTTCCTTTCACAAATTCATCGCCTTTACATGGACGCTTGTCATAAATGCCACCTTCGTAGTTGGTACGCTTGCAAATCATCAAATCTACCTGGTCAAAATAGATATTCTGAATCTTATCTTTTGCTTCTGCGCCAAGGAATACACCATTTTCACTCTCGCACTTTATATTGTTGAAACTAATATCAGTAACAGCTCCTACCTCATAGTCGGCCATTCCTTTAGGAAAACGCCATCCTGCATCTTTGTGATCACCTGCTTTACGAGTATAAGCAGTTACATAAATTGCTTCAGATTTTCCCCACCACACATTTGAGAAGAGCTTACAATCTACTTCTATATTAGAGAAAATAACATTTTCTACTGTACCTTCATCGCGATTCTGAATACCAATACCACGATTACTATCTCTGATAATACAGTTATTCACTACTACATGACTGATACGATCCATGTTTTCAGAACCTATTTTAATTGCGCATGAACGGGAAGTCATAGTACAATTGGTTACTAATATATTCTCGCATGGTCCCAAGTCCTGATATTCACGACGATTCTTGAGACAGATACAGTCATCACCTGATTCAATAAAACAGTTACTAATGCGCACATTCTTTGAGTGATCTACATCAATACCATCTCCATTACGGATTTTCAGGTTATTCAAAATGCTTACTCCATCAACAACAACATCATTACAACCTACAAGGTGCACTGTCCAATAAGCCGAATTGCCAATAATAACATCCTTGATGCGGATATCTTTGCCATTAATTAAAGTAAGTACATGCGGACGAGGATCGAATTCGTGTACTGGTTTCAATTCATAAGAATCTTCCAGTTCCTTACCCATAAAGGCAACACCATTACCATCTATTTTACCTTTTCCACTGATAGAGAATTGCACAATATTAGTACCACTAATCCACATCATACCTTCGCCTTTATTATCGCGAAAAGCACTCTTATTATAAACTTTTTCGTCCGGATTAGCCAATAACTTAGCATTTGCTTCCAGATGCAGATCTACATAAGATGCCACGGTAATCGGACCAGTCATATAAACTCCGTCACCCGGAATAATAACACGGCCTCCCCCGGATTTATTACAATCATCAATAGCTTCTTGTATTGCTTCTGCATTATCTGTTATACTGTCTCCTTTCGCTCCATAATCACGAATATCAAAATCTGTCTTGCTAGTATGGCAGGATGTCATAAGCCCTATGCCGAAAAGGGCTACTAAAAACTTTAGTCTCATCATCTTCTATGTATTAGTTGTTAACTTTTATAATTTGTTCTTTTTTATCTAATGGAAAAAATACTTGTTCAAGTGATTCGCCTTTCACATCGTCCATAATAATTGCCGGACGATAATCAGGTTCAGCCAACTTCAATCTCACATTCTTCAATGTAATATCCTTTGCATGACGAATATAGAATCCCCAAGAAGGTAGCTCACCAAACATACTGAACTCCGGATATTTATCTATCTGTTCGGGAACCTGATTCAAACGGTTCAACGGTATATAAGCCATTCCTTTGGTTGCTCTTCCCGGACAAGTTATTTCAATATTTTCAAGATGCACTCCTTCTATGTAATGCCCAGGTATACCCACAATAGACGAAGGAAATGGATTGTGGAAGAAATCTACTTCCGGTCCCCGCAGATCATAGTTAATATCTGGTCTGCCAAAGGGAATTTCCACATTCATATCTTTTATAGATATATTCTTAACCGTTCCAACACGTTCGCCTGCTCTATGCCCCAAACGGATAAAGATTGCATTACCTGTATTCTTGGCCGTAATCCGGCTTACATTAACATTTTCAATATCACCTCCATCTACAGACTCAATAGCAATAGCCGAACGAAAGGTATCGTATACACGAATGTTATCAATAGTAATATTCTTAAAACCTCCCCAGGAAGCTGTTCCAAACTTAATTGCACTTGCACTGCTACGCACCTCACAATCGGCAATATAGATGCTATCGTTACAGGCATTAGGATGGTAGGATTTTAAGCAAATACCATCGTCAGCAGAATTCACGTTGCAACGAGTAATCTTTACTCTACGACAATCTGTAATATCAAAGCCATCATTATTCCAATATGCTCTGTTTGTCATTGAAACCTGATCTATTGATAAACCGGAACAAAGATCAAACGTAACACCCCAACAAGCACTGTTCATAAGATGCAATCCTGTAACTGATATATTCTCGCACTCTGACAGGAAAAACAGTTTTGGACGGGCAGTTTCATTAGGACGCATTCTTCGAACATTATAATTTGGATCTATGCGCACTCCGGCATTATGTAAACTATCTATATTCAAAGCTAAAGCCAGTCCCTGACCATCTATTGTTCCTTCACCACTGAAAGCTATGTTTTTTAGCTTGTGCCCAAGAATTAAAGCCAGCTTTGAGTTATCACTTTTTTCTGTTGTATTATCAGCTTTATTTAATGGGTAATAATCGTCAGGATTTGTACTTCCCAGTAAAACTGCATCTTTTTCGATATACAACTCAATGCCCGATTTTAATTGCAAACAGCCGGTGAGATAGATACCTTTCGGAAAAATAATCCTTCCGCCTCCTTTTTTGCCAAGCAGGTCTATTGCTTGCTGAATAACTTTTGT
Proteins encoded in this window:
- a CDS encoding glycosyl hydrolase family 28 protein, translated to MRKYICIIISLLFTIPIWARDYNIVTQGKAVADGKTLNTKVIQQAIDLLGKKGGGRIIFPKGIYLTGCLQLKSGIELYIEKDAVLLGSTNPDDYYPLNKADNTTEKSDNSKLALILGHKLKNIAFSGEGTIDGQGLALALNIDSLHNAGVRIDPNYNVRRMRPNETARPKLFFLSECENISVTGLHLMNSACWGVTFDLCSGLSIDQVSMTNRAYWNNDGFDITDCRRVKITRCNVNSADDGICLKSYHPNACNDSIYIADCEVRSSASAIKFGTASWGGFKNITIDNIRVYDTFRSAIAIESVDGGDIENVNVSRITAKNTGNAIFIRLGHRAGERVGTVKNISIKDMNVEIPFGRPDINYDLRGPEVDFFHNPFPSSIVGIPGHYIEGVHLENIEITCPGRATKGMAYIPLNRLNQVPEQIDKYPEFSMFGELPSWGFYIRHAKDITLKNVRLKLAEPDYRPAIIMDDVKGESLEQVFFPLDKKEQIIKVNN